Genomic segment of Heliangelus exortis chromosome 7, bHelExo1.hap1, whole genome shotgun sequence:
ACTTGGTCTGATTTCAACAGGTATGACTTTTATCATTCTCTCTACCTTTTCAATTCTGATGCAGCTAGTTACTCTGGCAATAAAGAACAGCAGATTATATTTTTCTCGGTTACTTCCTGAAGTACTTCTTAATTCAAATCATCATCGGCAGTGAAAAGATAAAATCAGGCTTCAGATAAAATAGTAGCTATGCTTGCAGGTGTAGATATTCACTAAAATGGGAGCAATTTAATGCATAGCTTGGCCTATATGCCATGGGTAATAAGAGAGGGAACTTTCCACAAggctcttttctccctcttctctcttaCATGAAATCAGAGGTGAGAAGGAGTATGGAGATGCAGGATGTAAATGCTGGGTCAGCATAACCTCACATTATCTGTATCTTTAAAGGAGTATTTGAAGTGCTTACATTTGtaaatcttttcattttcattcaaaaGGAGACTAAATTCTGAGATCTTCCAGAAAATTATTCCAGCTTTTTGCCCATATATGTTCAAGGGATCCTAGAAAAACCAACCTCTGATAATCCAAGGAAAGGTCTTTGAAGGACACTCAGCAGTCCTTTTCATCCAGTCTCTGGGTCTTTAGGTTGTTTCATGTTGTCCTTTACACCAAGAGGAGTTACTAAATTAATGGACCACATAGGAACTGCTAAAGGAGGCTGTTGTCCCAAGTATCTGTTAGTGAGAAGCTGGTTCAGTACAATCAGTGCTGGGAGATATTAATGCCAGATCCACACCAGTGGAATAAAAGGGAACTTCTGCAGAAGTGTtccttgaaataattttcagtggcTTTTGTTGGGTTTCCAGGCAGTTTGTCTTAAGGCCTGACCTAATTGAGCCTTGGTTAATTTTAATACCTGGAAGACAAAACTAGAGTAAATTTTATgatgtttttttgctgtggcTAGTACTGAAATTTATAGATGGTTTACCATACCTGTGTCAGTTATATTTAGCTGCTGAACTATAGAAGTTTGTTAGTGTTGAAGAATGTTCtcagtttctgttttccttttatagGCTCAAGTGTTGGACTCTTCATATATGCAGCATTGCAAAGAGAGCTGATCGAGCTGTATGGACTGGATGGTTGTCTGCTAATCGTTGGTGCATTATCTCTAAATATATTAGCATGTGGCAGCCTGATGAGACCATTGGAGTCATATGGTTCCCCTCCATCAGAAAAATCATGTGTAGACAAAGTCCCAGATCAATATTTTGCTTaccatgaaaaagaaaagactgttGAAGAAAATATAAGCATCCTTGAAAAGGGCTATGTTGACGAAAGATGTGTGAACACACCTGATAACAAGCAGGAttgcattttaaataagaatGTATTAAGCTCGATAAATGTCAATGAGAAAGACACTTACAAAAAGAAAGTTGTAGAACAGACAAACTTCTGCAAGCAACTCGCCAAAAGGAAGTGGCAGCTCTATTTGAATTACTGGGAAGAAACTGTGGTTCTTTTTAAGAACAAAGTGTTCTCAGCTCTCTTTGTTGCCATCTTGCTCTTTGATATTGGTGGatttcctccttctctgctcATGGAAGATATAGCAAGAAGTGCAAATGTTAATGAAGATGACTATCATATGCCCCTTATTTCCATTATAGGCATTATGACTGCTGTTGGCAAACTTATTTTAGGAATACTGGCAGATTTTAAATGGGTTAACACTTTATATCTATATGTAACTACCTTAATAATGATGGGACTGGCTTTGTTTGCAATTCCATTTGCCAAAAGTTACCTTACATTAGCGATGCTTTCTGCAATTTTGGGTTTTCTGACTGGGAACTGGTCAATTTTTCCATATGTAACAACAAAGACTGTGGGAATTGAGAAACTGACCCATGCATATGGAATACTGATGTTTTTTGCTGGACTTGGAAATAGCCTTGGACCACCAATTGTAGGTAAGGTCAAGGTAAATATTATAAAATGAACATGAGCTTGTCTGGATGAGACAAAATGAGATTTGCTTATGGGTAGTTCTAGCTGGTCCCAATGACaacagaaagatgaaataaaaatcttcaaaaaaataaagcctggTTCACTTGATCTGGCAAAGCTGGTTATGTTCTGGTTTTGGCTTTGATAAAAAGTCCATTTTGTGTCTTAAGAGGTCAAGCTGCATTTtagctttggcttttttggggcaagttgtttgttttggtttttggtggggttttttggggtttttttgtgagttttCTCTGACTTGTAGTGCTGTGTTTACACTCCTGACTGAttcttttctcttattttcacCCTCAGGCTGGTTTTACGACTGGACACAGGAGTATGACACTGCGTTCTATTTCAGTGGCCTTTGCGTCTCACTGGGtggatttctgctgctgttggcagcacTACCTTGCTGGAATGCCTGTGCCAAGCAGAGCTCAAAGATGCCTCCAAATACTTACTCCTATAAAGTTGCATTTAGCACTTAGGTGACAACTGGAAAACACTTTGTGCTTTTTTATATGGTATAGCAAAGTATTTTAGTAATTTTCCACTTATTTATGAAGCCCCAAATCCTCTTCCACtagaaaaattccatttttgCTTGTtgttcactttctttttcttcttttatttcttttttttatttttgagaacAGTCTTATTTCGTCTACTATACACTGTGTTTCCAGCCTTGTGTCTACTGTCATTTCTTTTCACTCTGTAAGGGATATATTCAGCTTTATTATCAgctgaacttttctttttaagggaGGGGGGGCAGTTCAGAAGAGTGAAAACCTTGAAGCAACAATGAGACCTGATCCTGATAGGCTGACATTTCTGTCACCTATATATTGATTTGCACAATCAGactttataaaacaaaaaaaaattgccttacTAGAAGGTAATGCTGTGGCAAGGTGCTTATAACATCATGCTTagattaatttttgtctttgtgaAGTTTCTCCAATTTACAGTGAAGTGCCAGttgggggagggagaagagggggagcaAAACCGACCTTGCGTCACATAACTGAAGTAAACTTCCTGGGGAAAGATTCTTATGACTACTGCAACTAAGAatgatgtttataaatattgCACATTTTGTGAAGTCTGTTTATAAAACTGTTGAACCAAAACCTTTTAAACCAAGGAATAAATATGATTGTTGAAaccttgaaaagaaatgttGGCTTGGTTATGGAAATTCATAATCTTTTGACTGAAGCTGGAGGTGTGCTCACAGGAGCCCACAGGTGAGTGTTTCTAAACAGGTCATGTTCAGTCTGGAAGTACTGGGGCCATCTGTTATGGTACAGCTACAGTTCAGTGATTGAACTTGCTGTGAAGAGCTTAGCAGTAGAGATTTCAACAAGGCAGAcctgatgaaaaagaaaaaaaaatgatagcaATGTCATCTttgctctgtcattttttttgaaTGGACATAGCAAGGAGAAAAGTTATTAACAGAGAACATGAAAAAGCATGGATGGTAACAGAAGAGGTATAGGAGAAGCTGAGGTGGAAATAGCTGCAACACTTGGACACCAAACAGGCCCGTGAAGGGAAAGCCTCTGAAACTGCCTGGATGCCTTCTAGCTGTGTGCtagctctgtgtgtgttttggctttctgctttttgtttaacCCAAGGCTGGCATGACTGgggcaaatgctgtgtgatgTTGAAGTCTTTCCTGAGCCAGGCAGGTGCTAGAGCAGAGGCAGGGTGACTTACCTGGCTGGCACTGCCCTGCATCCCATGCACAGTTGCTGTTGCTTCTTCAAAGCTTCTTCCACACCAAAGCTGTGTCTGGTTCCCTTGTGTAGTAGTCACAGAATCTTCTGTCCATCTGTGGCACATCCTGCCTGGTTTGGTTTCTTGGTGTAGATTTTAAGTTTAATGGAGCTTGTTGGACAATCTGGGATGATGTGGAAGTTCTGAGGTGCTGAGTTATTCTCTGTAAATGCCCATATAGTTCTTAGCAGTACTATTTACCTCATGTGTGTGGTGATTCGTGCTCATAAATGATCCTTAAAGATAAAAAACTGGCATGTAATGAGCAACCTTTGTTGTCAGTGTGCTATGCACAGAGTTACTGTGTTTGCACACCTCATTAAACAAGAGCAATGTAACATCTGAGTGGGGCAGATGTAAGCACAAGTAATATTCCCTCTTCTGGTTCCAGACAGGAAAATTCAGCTTGGCTTCAGACCGTTTTTGGTCAAAATAAAGGTATAAAGGTGCATTTagtttgggtggggtttttttgtttgtttgtttgtttgtgtttttttttgtcagctgtgTGTAACTACTCTGtgaggtttttgggtttttttccctgtggaaaaAATACTGGGTATTTGGTATAGGCATAAATGCCATTTCAGTTCCAAATTGGAGATTTGGGTATCTGATGTGGCTTTGCATTCATTCTATGTGCTGTATGACAGCTGTATTTCAGCTCAGGCATATACAAGTAGAGCCATGTTTTACACATCTTAAAAAACTGGTGATACACTGGATATAGTCAGGGTATGTGTGCCTTCAGATTAATCTATTTTAAAGTCTCTCACTTCCTGCCAACAGTGCATTCTGAGCACTTTAAATATGGAACTGATGTTAAATTTGATGTcagtgtgtttaaaaaaaaaatcagctagaATAAATGTTGATGACTGAGCAATATGTAGCACACTTTTGCAATGGAAATGGAATCTATTATTAGGCAGTTTGATATGTTTGAAAATATGACTAGTGATCTGTGATAGTTCCCTGATGTAACCAGACCCAGCAGTGAGGAAAGAGTCCTGGCTGCTAAATTTTATGTTGCTGTTGCAGGCAGTACGTGTCCCTAGCCAGTTCGAGCACTGTGACCATACTAATCTTGACTTTAATTGATGAACAAGATCTAAGAtttgatgttttggttttgttttttagttccCTATTAATGCAAGCTTACTTTCAAATAAGAGATTTCAAGATATCCAGCATCTTGAGTATTATCTGAGAGCCTTTCCTCCTGTCTTCCTTCCATTCTTATGTTGGCTGATTTCCAATCTGCTGGTACCTCTCCAGTCAGCCAGAACTGCTGATAAGTGGcaagtggcttggtgagcatCCCCACCAACTCCTTCAACACTCTTGGGGGCATTCCATCTGGCCCCATAGATTTGTGGATGTCTTCTATATGGTGTAGCAGGTCACTgaccatctcctcctggattATGGGGAGGTCATTCTGCTTCTGATCCCTGTCTCCTAGCTTAGGGAGTTGGGTTTCTTCTTTATAACTTGTAGCTTTTGCTAAAACTAGTCCAGCAAATCAAATTTGTTCCAGATATGGAACAAACCATGATAACAAaaattttttgttgctttttttttttttttccccagcttcctgtttttttgagaaataaatgtGGGATCTgctaaactgaaagaaaattctcCTTATTTATTACTTCCTGATTACATTTAAATGCATGTTCAGTAATTGTAGTCAATTAACTGAGTCATGTTGCTTCACTCTTGCTGTAGTGCCTTAGCAAAAAATCCAAGTACCCTTAACCATGCATGAAAATACCTGCAGCAGAGGCCAAATATTTTTGAGTCAGTCTGCATTCCAGTGGAATTGTAATGTTAGAAAATACCAAGTTCTAGTGCTGTAACCCACTTTAAAGAGGCAAAGATGCTGCTTAAGAGTGCAGAGGATTTTCTCCTTGAGATTGAAGAAAGTGAGATGAAGCAACCAGCAGCAAATGACAAGGAAATTCTtatgaaaagaagaagaaattcttttataAATACAAGCTTTCAGCCCAAAGTGCTACTGCCATTACATCCTTTTTTTGTGCAAACTACAAGAAGCAGATTGCATACTTGAATTTCTGGCAGTGATGGTAAGActttggggagggagggcagtttttcttcccatgttgaattttatttctttctgtgtttttttccagtaagcAATATACACTGTATACACTGGCATATGAACTCAAATAAGGAACAGTGGTTAGTGTCTAGTTGCAGAATAGCCCCTGTGTCTGTGCTTAGCTGTAACAGACAGTCTGTACTTGGTACAGCTGTGCCTCCATCTACTTTGGATATATTCTTCCTCTCAAATTTATTGTCTGTGTCAAAGTCTGGGATTTGCTTTCACTCAGATCCCTGAGTAGACAGTTCAGTTATCAGCCTTATTAATGTATCAGCCTTATTAATGTGTGGCTTGAACTTAATGGTATAGActgaaacagtttttaaataattggTAAGGCCTGGAAAAGAGCTTTACTTGCTTTATTATGATAGTTTTGAGCCCACAGCTGTTTCTGTTGATGTTCTGCTCTTTAGCTGCAACAGCAAGATAGTGCCTTTAGAAAATGAAGTAATACTGAATTTTGAATGCTGACTTGTTTTCCCTGGAACAGCCTCAAGAAAATTAAGGGGTTTAGGTGGGGGATGGAgattagaagaagaaaaattaaattcaaaacaGGAAGCAGAGACAGGCAGGCTCCAATCCAGCCTTCATGAGGAGTGATGACAATTATTGATCTGTCACTTGCCAGTTGTTTTTAGTTCTGCAAAACTGCCCAGGAAGCGTGCAGTGTTCTGCATGCTTTTCTAAAGCCTTTAACAGAAAAGTTATTCTCGAGAGTTTTAATAGGCTGGGGGGGTAGGTAAAGGAAAGCATGCAGTCTGAACATGTGCCTCCCACTGTTTCCTTGAGCAGTTCTCCACATGTCTGTAATTCAGCTGCCTGGAAATAGGCTCTTCTGAGCCACCACAGGACACCAACATCTCCCTTGCCAGAGATGGGCGCAGATAGAGAAGCAACTCCAAGCTTGCCAGGTTTGCTCACATAGTGCTGCATCTAAAGCAACAAAGAGCCTTCCGTGACTCAGGAGATACTTGCTCAGGCTCAGCACCAGCCTTACATGTGCCTGGCTGATGGAGGAGGGGGCAGTTCTCTGGTGCTGGCTGTGGAGACAATACCTGCCTTTGCCCCTGGGCATCCGTACCCCAGGGAGACCATCTGATCAGTTGTGAGCAGCAATCACGTTAGGaagggcagtgctggcagctggacAAGAGTTTGCCTGGAAGAAGAGGTTGTGGCTTGTGTACTCCCTCTGCAAGCACAGCGAAAAGCGATGCGTGTAGCAGCAAGGGAGAGCTGCTTTCTTGTCAGgacagtaatttttcctttttgatgaTATAGCTTGGTAAGTAGACATAGTTGGCAGTCAAAATATTGTGATGAAGGATATGTGGCAGCCACCCTAAAAGTCTGTACTACAGCTTTTAGCAGCTAAGATATGGGAAAATGTATAATGAGATGATagcaactaaaataaaaatgcaatttttttccctgtgtggatttttttttgttgtagctcctgtttccattttttctttttatttgaggCTCACTGTAATTTCTCTAGCAGCTCCATATACTTTAAAATGTGCAGTCTTTTGGaacttattttttcagtttaaagtgACTCATGATGTACTGgaataaaatacacaaatgcTGTGCTCTAGGGTGGCAAAGAAAACTTGCTTTGAAAGTCAGTAAGATGGGTTTATCTGATGGAAAGTTATCTGTGTGTATCTGTCCCTGGCTGTTCTTTTGTGATAATTCAGGGTTGCTTTTATGGGGTAAGAGCACACGGGCTGTCAGGGCTGAAATGGTTCAACCATTGCATCATAGTGCAATTAGCAAATGATAACATACAGAAAGGAAGCAATACATTACTGAATGGGACCATTTTGAGTCAAGGagcagacaaaataatttttctgttttccttctcttcagacAAATTGCCAGAGCATTTTACCGTTTCCAGTCTTGCTGAAGTTGTCAGCTCTAAGTGGAAGAGGTCAGCACTTGGCATGGGTCCATAGGTTTGTCATGGTGCTTCATCCTGTTTTTTCAGCCATATAAATCTCCGTGTCAGAGAAATATTGTTCCTATTTATGCCAATGACTTCTGTCTGAGCTCCCCGCCCAATACAGACTGTGCTtttcaaagcagctctgaacaATGTGTTGAAGTTCTATGTCTCCTGCTGCAACATCAGCAAAGTCTTATGCTCTGTTGTCTCACAGTGCCTTTTCCACCTGCCTCAGCTCCTATAGGGTCTGTCTGCCCCTTTTACCCCACACTGCACCAGTACTGGTGAGGGGAAAGAGATGCAATGCTATAGGGCTCTCAGCTAGGAGAGGCTGACTGGCTGGTCAGGGCACAGCTGCTGATTTGCTAGTTgtgaagctgagaaaaaaaaccaaaccaaaacaaagagaaaaacaaaaaaaaacccaacaccattAGCTGTGAGGTTGTCTTGTGGCCTTCTCTTTCACTGtgttgttatttattttggtaTGTGGgacaaaaaggtttttaaagcaCCACAGATCACCCATAGGTTGATATGTAAACTTGTAATGTACAGTGTTCTGCATACAACAGTCAGTGCATAATCTGCCTCCATCAATGGCATGATTTAGCAACTCCAGCAGACTAGTTCCAGAGGGTCTGGAGTGTTTACTACAGTTGAGAAACATTTAGGGATGTTTTAATGAACTGATTAATTTGTATTTATGGTGTTCTCTGACCTTATGACACACTGgaaggctttttcttctctgcagttacccacttgaaaaaataagaaaaacactgaatacATCAAGGCCTCAAGACAACTAAAATCAAAGCATCACAAATTCTGTTTCAGGATAACATCAGATACCAGAAGACAAGCAGTGGGACTGAATCACAGCACTTACGGGTGTGcaatgttttaaatgaaaaccacatGGATTGACTTTTAATCAGCATTGTATACCCATGTGTCCTTGAAAAGTTGCTTTTGAAGTTGTCACTGGATAATGAGAATCATGTCATGTAAGGGCTGTCCAGCAGCTGCAAGTGGAttgaattgcttttttttcaggtcatGCTTTATGGATTTATTTATGAACCCCATGATTCTACCCTGACTGAGCATTCAAGGCTCCAAGCCTGGTCTTTGCAAGCTACTTTTCAGCTGGGATCAGCAGGGCTGATTTTCTGAGTGTTTACTTCTCATCCAGAGccactgcagcctctccagctgGATCTTGGCCACAGCAGGACTGCCCACACTGCATCCCCACCAAGGCTTCCCCGCAGGGGACACACTCCAACTGCTCAGTTCTTGCCTACCAGGGAAGggctttctttcctgtttggCTAGAAACTTGGAGACTCCTGAAGCCAAGACAAAGATCCCTAGGTAAGCAGAACAGGTTGCTTCCAGTTTtgaagaaagaagctgaaatgaACCGTAAAGCCCtggttaattatttttcttgcttctattgggtttttttactgcttctgaCAGTGGATTTACCTTTGCCCTCTCTCAGAGAGATACTGTTGTTCCTAAAtgcttctgttaaaaaaaaaaaaaacaacttcctttctataaagaagaaaatgaaactttgcTGTTTTCCTATCATGTTTATTCCTTATGTTTTTGAGACCTCAGCAAGCCTCAAAAGCAGCACTTTCAGTAACTGGAAGCCATCAGAGTACAAAAGCAATGCCCagtgctcccccagcccctcacacTGCCCAGGACAGGGCAATGCCTTTCCTACAAGCCTTGCCTTGGGCAGCAGGGTATTGAGAGACCcaaaagttttggttttaatttagaTGAGGCCCCTGAAGTCAGGGTGGCTGCTGAAAGTACCATTCATCCTATTCAAATAGCTGAAGTCCTGCTGAAGTCAGCCCCCTGGAGGGGACTGACTTTGATCTAGAGATTGTGAAAGAAGGGTTTAAAATACAGCTACACAGTATGAGCAGTTATATGCTTGATTTGTGCTAACTGCAGCTTTTTGATCTATGAACAACAGCAATGCCAGGACAAATCATCCCTATGAACTGTGTTCTGTACTTagtacagaaggaaaaatcctgCCCAGGGCTTGGGTCTGAAGTGAGGTTTGCAGGACCACCTCTCTGGCAAGCCTCGTGTGCCCTCTAGCTGTTGCAGGCTTTCTGGGAAAATGAAAtgtcttccttttctgtaaatCTCACTGAATTTCACTTTTGGACCCAATAGGCAGGTCTTGAAAACAAATTCTTTATTAACTGCAGTTAGAGGAGCAGTAGAGGCCAAGTGGCTGATTGTAatcactgctgccttttttgcCCTGTGATGatccagtagaaaaaaaatgggctTGTTGCTGAGGCAGGGAATTTGTTGctttaaaaggtatttaaaaggtatTACAAGTTCAGCTGAAGCAGGGTAGAGTGGCACATCAGCAGGATGATTCCTATGACAATGGGTAAGATGGAGGGTGGAAATGTGTTGAGGGGTGGGGAGCAAAGAGTTAGAGAGCtgttaattttttactttataattTTTTGCTGGGGGGCCTTTTTGCTCTCTCTGAAGATGATGCTCTCCAAAGAGAGCAAGTCTCTGCCAGCCTATGGTTATCTGGGACACTGGTGGCTCTGAGTGCCATCTACTTTTGTCTTTCTCAAAGGAACTGCTCCTGTCCCAGCTGCCTAGAAAACAAACCAGTAAAGTATGTGAGAAGCTGGGACATGGGAAAGCATTGTTTATGGCAGCTGCAGGGCACTGGTGGGGCAGAGGATCTGAATGCACTGGGGAGGGGATGTTGCACACCAGAATACCCCTTGTATGAATGAGTACTGCTGTGGCAGAGGGCAGTCACTGTATGAGGGAAGGGAAGACCAACACcccatttcttctcctttttagCAGTCACTTCTATGTTGAGCAGTGTTGGAGGACAGCACCATTGGCCTTGCCACTGCCAGTGGACCCCACAACTTTGAACAAGCTAAACTGTGAAGTGGGCAATGTTGTAAGGTGGCCATGCCAGAGGGCCCTCAAGTAGCCCTCAAGCAGCCTCAGCTGTGGTGGTGGATCCAGGTGGAGCATACCTGCAGCCAGAAGGCCAGGCTGCCACTAACTGGCATGGTGGACAGGAACCAGTAGATAGATAGCCATGGGATGGGAGGTTTCCCTCTCCTGCTGTCCTGGGGAAGGCTGGGCAAGGTGGCATCTGCCCCATTCAGCCTATGGGCAGAGCAGAGATGGAGGCCAGGGGGAACAGTGATGTTgaggaggctgagctgtgcctgctgctggccaAAGTGGGCTTG
This window contains:
- the SLC16A9 gene encoding monocarboxylate transporter 9 isoform X1 — protein: MVFQKPPDGGWGWVIVVVSFFTQFLCYGSPLAVGVLYLEWLDTFGEGKGKTAWVGSLANGIGLLASPVCSICVSSFGARPVAIFSGFMVAGGLMMSSFAPNIYFLYISYGIVVGLGCGLLYTATVTITCQYFDKRRGLALGLISTGSSVGLFIYAALQRELIELYGLDGCLLIVGALSLNILACGSLMRPLESYGSPPSEKSCVDKVPDQYFAYHEKEKTVEENISILEKGYVDERCVNTPDNKQDCILNKNVLSSINVNEKDTYKKKVVEQTNFCKQLAKRKWQLYLNYWEETVVLFKNKVFSALFVAILLFDIGGFPPSLLMEDIARSANVNEDDYHMPLISIIGIMTAVGKLILGILADFKWVNTLYLYVTTLIMMGLALFAIPFAKSYLTLAMLSAILGFLTGNWSIFPYVTTKTVGIEKLTHAYGILMFFAGLGNSLGPPIVGWFYDWTQEYDTAFYFSGLCVSLGGFLLLLAALPCWNACAKQSSKMPPNTYSYKVAFST
- the SLC16A9 gene encoding monocarboxylate transporter 9 isoform X2; amino-acid sequence: MVFQKPPDGGWGWVIVVVSFFTQFLCYGSPLAVGVLYLEWLDTFGEGKGKTAWVGSLANGIGLLARLGCGLLYTATVTITCQYFDKRRGLALGLISTGSSVGLFIYAALQRELIELYGLDGCLLIVGALSLNILACGSLMRPLESYGSPPSEKSCVDKVPDQYFAYHEKEKTVEENISILEKGYVDERCVNTPDNKQDCILNKNVLSSINVNEKDTYKKKVVEQTNFCKQLAKRKWQLYLNYWEETVVLFKNKVFSALFVAILLFDIGGFPPSLLMEDIARSANVNEDDYHMPLISIIGIMTAVGKLILGILADFKWVNTLYLYVTTLIMMGLALFAIPFAKSYLTLAMLSAILGFLTGNWSIFPYVTTKTVGIEKLTHAYGILMFFAGLGNSLGPPIVGWFYDWTQEYDTAFYFSGLCVSLGGFLLLLAALPCWNACAKQSSKMPPNTYSYKVAFST